The following nucleotide sequence is from Catenulispora sp. GP43.
GAGCGGATCGGGCGTCCGGATCGTCGCGACCCGCAGCGAGCTGTGCCCGAACACCCACGACGTGCTCGGCTGGCGCTTGGGCCCGCACGGGTTCCGCATCGTGCTGACCACCGAGCTCGCCGAGGTGGTGGAGCGAGAGCTCGGCAGCGTGGTCAAACGTTTCCTGGCCGACCACGGGCTGCAGGTCCCTGATGTGGTCGCGTGGGTCGTGCACCCCGGCGGCCCGAAGGTGATCGACGCGGTGCGCGACTCGCTGGAGCTGTCCGAGGACCGGGTGGCCACGGCGCGCGCGGCACTGGCCGAGGCCGGCAACCTGTCCTCGGCGTCGATCGTGCACGTGCTGGGCAAGGAGCTGGCCGCGCCGGACGCCGGGCCGGGCCCGATGATGGTCGTGGGCCTGGGCCCCGGGGTGAGCATCGAGCTGCTGCTGCTGGAGCGGCTCGGATGATCGTCTACTACGCGCTGGTCGTCGCCACGTGCTTCGAACGGCTCGCGGAACTTGTCGTGGCCAAGCGGAACGCGGCATGGAGCCTGGCGCGCGGCGGGGTGGAGAGCGGCCGCGGGCACTATCCGCCGATGGTGCTGCTGCACACCGGGCTGCTGGCCGGCTGCCTGATCGAGCCGGCGGTCGCGCACCGGTCGTTCGTCCCGGCGCTCGGGATCCCGATGCTGGTGCTGGCGATCGGCTCGCAGGCGCTGCGCTGGTGGTGCATCAGGACCCTGGGGCATCAGTGGAACACCCGCGTGATCGTGGTGCCGGGCCTGCCATTGGTGGACGCCGGGCCCTACCGGTGGTTCGCGCATCCGAACTACGTGGCGGTCGTGGTCGAGGGCTTCGCGCTGCCGCTGGCCGGTTCGGCGTGGGTGACGGCGGCGTGCTTCACGGTACTGAACGCCGTACTGCTGACCGTGCGGCTGCGCTGCGAGACCAGGGCGCTGGGTTCGGCGGAAGAGCTGTGTTCGACGTCCTGATCGTCGGCGGCGGCCCGATCGGTCTGGCGACGGCGTGCTACGCGACCGAGGCGGGGCTCACGGCGGCCGTCGCCGAGCCCCGGACCGGTCCGATCGACAAGGCCTGCGGCGAGGGACTGATGCCCCCCGCGGTGGCCGCTCTGCGGGCGCTCGGCGTGGATCCGCCCGGCCGGCGGCTGCGCGGCATCCGGTACCGCGACGCGCGCCACAGCGTGGACGCGGAGTTCCGCAGCGGCCCGGGGCGCGGGGTCCGGCGCACCGTGCTGCACGAGGCGCTGGCGAAGCGGGCGGCGAGCGCCGGAGTCGTCATGCTGCCCGAGCGGGTCACAGAGTTCCGGCAAACAGAGTTCCGGCAAACAGAGTTCCGGCAAACAGAGTTCCGACAAACAGAGTTCCGGCAGTCTGGCGGCGGCGTGCAGGCCTCGGGGATCACGGCCCGGTACCTCGTGGCCGCCGACGGCCTGCACTCCCCGATCCGGCGTGCCTGCGGTCTGGACCCGGAGCCGGCCCGGCACGCGCGGTACGGCCTGCGCCGGCACTTCCAGACCGCGCCGTGGACCGACTTCGTCGAAGTGCACTGGTCCTCACTCGGACCCGCTTCGGAGGCCTACGTCACCCCGGTCGGCGACGGCCTGGTGGGCGTGGCGATCCTCGGCCCGCCCGGCGCCGCCTTCGCCGACCGGCTGGCCGCCTTCCCGGAACTGCGCGAGCGGCTCGCCGGGGCCGCGGCCGGGCCGGTGCGCGGGGCCGGGCCGCTGCGGCAGGCGGTGCGCCGCCGGGTCGCGCCGGGCGGCCGGATCCTGCTGGTCGGCGATGCCTCGGGCTACGTGGACGCGCTCACCGGCGAGGGCATCAGCGTCGGGCTGGCGCAGGCCCGGGTGCTCGCGGAGTGCCTGGCGGCGGGCCGTCCCGGGGACTACGAACGGCAGTGGCGCCGGGTGTCCCGGCGCTCCAACGCGCTGACCGCCGCGCTGCTGGCGGCCCGCCGCAACCCGGTGCTGGGCCCGCGCGTCGTCCCGGCGGCCGGGGCGCTCCCGGCGGTGTTCGGCGGCGCGGTGCGGCTCATCACCGGCTGACCTGGCCATCGCCGGGGTTGTCAAGGGTATTCACCCGTACGGGTGTTCACCGGTGATCACCGAA
It contains:
- a CDS encoding NAD(P)/FAD-dependent oxidoreductase, yielding MFDVLIVGGGPIGLATACYATEAGLTAAVAEPRTGPIDKACGEGLMPPAVAALRALGVDPPGRRLRGIRYRDARHSVDAEFRSGPGRGVRRTVLHEALAKRAASAGVVMLPERVTEFRQTEFRQTEFRQTEFRQTEFRQSGGGVQASGITARYLVAADGLHSPIRRACGLDPEPARHARYGLRRHFQTAPWTDFVEVHWSSLGPASEAYVTPVGDGLVGVAILGPPGAAFADRLAAFPELRERLAGAAAGPVRGAGPLRQAVRRRVAPGGRILLVGDASGYVDALTGEGISVGLAQARVLAECLAAGRPGDYERQWRRVSRRSNALTAALLAARRNPVLGPRVVPAAGALPAVFGGAVRLITG
- a CDS encoding isoprenylcysteine carboxyl methyltransferase family protein, with product MIVYYALVVATCFERLAELVVAKRNAAWSLARGGVESGRGHYPPMVLLHTGLLAGCLIEPAVAHRSFVPALGIPMLVLAIGSQALRWWCIRTLGHQWNTRVIVVPGLPLVDAGPYRWFAHPNYVAVVVEGFALPLAGSAWVTAACFTVLNAVLLTVRLRCETRALGSAEELCSTS